The following are encoded in a window of Brachyhypopomus gauderio isolate BG-103 chromosome 18, BGAUD_0.2, whole genome shotgun sequence genomic DNA:
- the rxfp3 gene encoding relaxin-3 receptor 1 — protein MQRSSTTQEIVGDLLGRFPILEYNSSFMFNQTNRTWSDLQDLVELDMTDLVGDGSAVLRILISSIYSVVCALGLIGNVLVLHLMKSKQAWKKSSINLFVTGLAITDFQFVLTLPFWAIENAMDFTWLFGKAMCKIVSYVTAMNMYASVFFLTAMSVARYCCVASALESRRRRLRFSARWMSVVIWLSAVVAALPNAIFSTTASVSNEELCLVKFPDRSGDAQFWLGLYHAQKVLLGFLVPFGIISVCYLLLLRFITNKNVNTSSAKRRSKVTKSVTIVVLSFFLCWLPNHALTTWGILIKLNAIHFSYEYYTTQVYIFPVTVCLAHSNSCLNPILYCLMRREFRKALKKLFWQMTSPSVTNMRPFTASTKHDHEEQGQVLVPLSRAEPPLIFYPPGAVIYNGKNDLLPNST, from the coding sequence ATGCAGCGGAGCTCGACCACGCAGGAGATCGTCGGTGATCTTCTGGGAAGGTTCCCGATCCTCGAGTACAACTCAAGTTTCATGTTTAATCAAACCAACCGAACATGGAGTGATTTACAGGACCTCGTGGAACTAGATATGACAGACTTGGTCGGAGACGGATCGGCAGTCCTAAGAATCCTCATCTCCAGTATTTATTCAGTGGTGTGCGCTCTGGGTCTAATCGGCAACGTCCTCGTCCTGCATCTCATGAAATCCAAGCAAGCTTGGAAAAAGTCGTCCATCAACCTGTTTGTTACCGGTTTAGCCATCACCGATTTTCAGTTTGTTTTAACTCTGCCCTTCTGGGCAATAGAAAACGCCATGGACTTCACGTGGTTATTTGGGAAAGCCATGTGTAAGATAGTGTCATACGTGACTGCCATGAACATGTACGCCAGCGTGTTCTTCCTGACCGCCATGAGCGTGGCCAGGTACTGCTGCGTGGCCTCGGCGCTGGAGAGCCGGAGACGCCGGCTGCGCTTTTCTGCGCGCTGGATGAGTGTGGTTATATGGTTATCTGCGGTGGTCGCCGCGCTTCCCAACGCGATCTTCTCCACGACAGCCTCCGTTTCCAACGAGGAACTGTGCCTGGTCAAATTCCCCGACCGGAGCGGCGACGCACAGTTCTGGCTGGGTTTATATCACGCACAGAAGGTTCTCCTGGGGTTCCTCGTCCCTTTTGGAATCATCTCCGTGTGTTACTTGCTCCTCCTGCGCTTCATAACTAACAAAAACGTCAACACCTCCAGCGCAAAGAGACGTTCAAAAGTTACGAAGTCGGTAACTATAGTGGTCCTGTCGTTTTTCTTGTGCTGGCTACCGAACCACGCACTGACCACATGGGGTATACTGATCAAATTAAATGCGATCCATTTCAGCTACGAGTATTACACCACGCAGGTGTATATCTTCCCAGTCACCGTCTGCTTGGCACACTCTAACAGCTGCCTCAATCCCATATTGTACTGCTTGATGAGAAGAGAATTTAGAAAAGCTTTGAAAAAGCTCTTTTGGCAAATGACTTCGCCGTCTGTCACTAATATGCGACCCTTTACCGCCTCCACAAAGCATGATCACGAAGAACAGGGGCAGGTTCTGGTCCCGCTCAGTCGAGCTGAGCCGCCTCTTATTTTTTATCCACCTGGGGCTGTTATTTATAATGGAAAAAACGACCTTCTGCCCAACAGTACGTAA